The segment AGTTAAATATTCTTTCTAGTGTTAGTGCAGCTGAGATAATGCAACTTATTTGCGTTTAACAGgtgacattattaaatgtgtgtgtgccctgtgttagtctttttaactgttttaaaagGCTTTCGATAAACCAGACACTCTGGGAAAACAAATGTAGCTTTCTTTATATAATCTCATATATTAAAAAGCTGGTCATTCACTTTAATCAAACTGGTAAGGCTTTTGTAATAAGTTCTCTCAGTTCCTCATTAAAGGCCTGTACACCTTTTGTTTAGGTTGTGCACTCATTAGTTTCTTTCTTTATGACTTGTTCCCATTGTTGCCTCATTTCAGTTTTGTTCCCGCTGGTTGTCAGAAGGGTCCGAGCGAGCAAAGGGGTCAGTGGATGGATAGAGAGatagatgaatgagtgagtaagtgaatgaatgaatggaatacAAGAGAAGGCAGCGGCGCTGAACCGTAAAGAAGTGGAAAACAATATCAGCTGCGTATGTCTGTCAATTGCAAATGTGCTGTGTCTGCCTTTGTTAATGGTTACTggaaggagacagagacacatttcatatcactgcaaaaaaaagaagattgaatttgttttgtttacttttctcCCTGCAGATCCTCTGTTTGAAGttttaaaaacttttcttttctacagTAGTTTTGGTGAGTAAACTCTCCTCAGtttaggaagaaaaacaaaatcagcatTCAACTGCATTTAGTAGatccatgctttttttttttaagaaagagagacaaagttGCGTGGTGTTGGTAGAATGAAAGAGGAGTCTGGTGGCAGGAGTGTAGAGGAGGCAGCATATGGCTGTAGAAAGAGCACAGCTGGAGGTAGCATCTCCATCTGAGGATGATGTCAGAGCAGCTGACAGGCTGCCATCCaccccacctcctccccctccaccgcCTCCACCCCTCCCCAGTCCTTTATTGTGAGTCTCAGTGCAGCCTGGGAGAGTtagtgctgtatgtgtgtgcgtgtgtgtgtgtgtttgtggctgcCGATCAGttagaaggaggaggagggaggaggagaaggaggagggaggtggtATCTCGTTCCCCCTCCAACATCTCCTCCACTTTGCATCTGTCCCTCGCAGTTTGAACAgcgtggttttttttttgcctgcctccctcttcttctctcctcttctacCCACTCATTGATTCAGAGAGAGCAAGCAAGGAAGAGAAAGAGCAaggaagaaagacagagagaggaggagagttaaagggagagaaggagagacagcTTTTCCCGGCCAGCAAGAGAGAGCTCAGCTATTCTGCTACAGTGGAGTTAATCAAGTTGATGCATACTGCTGCAGGTAccgttttgtgtgtttctgtttgcgTGTGTTTGTATTAGTAGAGGAGGAGAGTCCGGGGCAGTGGAGtagttattttgttttgttgtggggATCTCCAGTGTGTCAAAGCTGTGAGAgcgctgcatgaaactgctgttgAGTGCTTCAGTAGTAAACTGGTGTTGGTGCTGCCTGTCTGATGGATAATTGCAATCTGGGAAcagtctgctgtgttttcagtttgttgtcCTGAGAGCTGCATTTAAAactcagctgttgtttttgtgccgttcttgtttgtgctgtttattttgtcaGGCATTTTGTTCAGATccatccttattaactggaagTTACATCTGTCACAACTTTCTAATACAGGAGAAAGTGGagctttttaaattaaaactcacTGAAATTTTGTTAGGTCTAATAAAAGAACAgttaacaacttttttttttacctttaaaatGATCAGAAACATAATTATGAGAAAACATAATGAGCAGCAATTTAATCCTAATCTCTTGAAGTAGTTTTTCACTCAGATAATTCAAACTCACTGTAAAATTACTTGAAAGCATGTGCGGTCCACGCTAcccacttttttcccctcctgtcGGCTGGAGTAGAGGAGACTAATTTAGAAGTTGCAGATTTGAGCTGCCTGAATTGGCTAGACAGCTGTAATCGCACTCCCTCCTAGTCTTAATCTCTTTATCTGGCTAGCAGCTGCCATATGGCCCCCGTCAGCTGGATCAGATGTGAGTAAGCCTCCCCCTGTTCATCCCAGCCTCTCCCTCACCCTTTCCCTCCCTgtgcctctgtgtctctctttctcagaCCCCTGCCTGGCCCGGGTGAGCCGGGTGACGGGCGGCTGCCCTCCTGAGCCTCTGCCGACGGCTCCCTCCCCGTTGCCGCCACAGCCGTCTTTATTTTTAGACATCTTTAAGGATTAGGATTGATGCTGTGACGAGCAGGGCACTTACAGTGATTGTATTGTAAATCTTCTCTTCTGGGTGGGGGGTGAGGAAGAGGGCAGTTTCTACTACGGGGCGTATGTGCGGGGTTTTTCTTGTAAGATTCAGATGGGAATGGAGTTCGTGAGTGACGGatggtgtgtgtggagggagggaggaggagtaAGAGTAGTTTGACTGGacagggggtgggggtgtggagAGGTGGGAGGTGGTACTCCCTTGTCCCTATAAGCCCCCTCATTAAAAGCATTTTGAACAAGCCATCAGGcgacacacactcatacacaacacacacgcgcgcacacacacacactcacacacactggcatTCTTGTTGTAGCTTCATTCAAATGAGGTGATTTAACTGCTGTAGTTAACACAGTGCAGAGCGGGACCAATGTATTTTCTCAGGCAGGACAAATCAACTTGGTTAACAGGTGggatttttcagattttatccTTATCATGGAACTTTtatagacatttttaaaatacacccAAAGAGCATTTGCAGCTTGTTTCCCTCCCCCTTGTCTAATCTTACACCTAAAGCCGATGCTCACAGGTTAAAACAAGGAAAGAGCTGTTTTGTTTTCGACAGTGCTATTTCAATTGAGCAGTTTTCCTGCTTGACTTAGCCTGTGGAGGTGGTTGGTAGGTAggctgttagtgtgtgtgtgttgtgtacgTGAGGACAGCGTGTGCAGCTGAAAGCCGGTTACCTAAAAGGGCTGTGCCAGGCCAGGCCAAAGTGGGTTAATAAAAATAACCAGCGTAGGAGCAGTGACAATCCAGAAGTGCAGGCAGAGGAGTTAAAGAGATACAGCGCAAGAGAGAGAACGCAGAGTAGACAGAGTAGAAGAATCTGCCGCTGCTGGCTTTACCTGAGATTGAGTCTTTCTCCGTGTCAATCCTGAATGAGTGATTATTCTTAAATcacactttttaatttaaattattttccatttttgaatttttcgaattttcttttttaaatgaacttaattATAGAGAAATCTAATGATTGTGTGTCATGGTAAGAGAGAATGTTTGCGTGATTTAACAGAATCCAGCATAGCGTTTTTGAACTAGATTATTTCGGTCGATGTGAATacgatgaaaataaaatcaacccTGTGCATAGGTCATAGGTTCGTGtataaaaggattttaaatatacaaatatatttgtatgtttgttgtATGTTTGCTGAGTTTTTTTGCGGTATTTtaatatagtttttatttggtaaAAATATGTTatgggaaatgtttttttcccgtGCTTTTAttgagttttcattttcattttcagtttcatttgttttcagaatCTCATCGATCTATATTTGTAATTTTCCCTTGGACACATAAcatctctctgtttttgatatctcagaatttaaataatgttattttctgagttttcactttttaatcttaatttcattattatttttttattgaggcaaaaatgttttaataaatctACATTGGGGATCTAAAATCTTTTATCCAGCGTGCTGCTACCATAGAGCTGCCAAACTGTTTTTCAtctacaataaaaacacaatgcttTAATATTATCTGTAACTAAACTTTGACTCTGCTTCTGTGTCGTTGTGTGGCTGCAGGTTATGAGGACGGCAGGATGGAGTTCCCAGACCACAGCAGACATTTACTCCAGTGTCTGAGCGAGCAGCGGCACCAGGGCTTCCTGTGTGACTCCACGGTGCTGGTGGGCGATGCCCAGTTCCGTGCGCACCGTGCTGTGTTGGCCTCCTGCAGCATGTACTTTCACCTCTTCTACAAGGACCAGCTGGATAAGCGAGATGTGGTGCATCTCAACAGCGACATTGTCACAGCCCCGGCCTTTTCCCTGCTCCTGGAGTTCATGTATGAGGGCAAACTGCAGTTCCAGGACCTTCCCGTAGAGGATGTGCTGGCAGCAGCCAGCTACTTGCACATGTATGACATTGTGAAGGTGTGTAAGAAGCGATTGAAGCGGAAGGCCACAGCGGAGGCAGACAGCACGCGCAGAGAGGATGATGGTGGTTCAAGCTGCTCCGATAAAGCAGACAGTCTATCAGATGGTTCTCCCGGCCGGCCTGCCACTGCAGACCTGCTGCACAgcgatgaagaggaggaagggaagGCTGAGGGTGGCCAACTGTGGCTGAGGCTGCCGTCTACGGACAGATCAGCGACGCCAGCCATGGCTACAACCAGCCCGCGTCACGCAGAGGCGGAGACACAGGGTGGGGAAGTGCtaggggagggagggaagctGCTCTCACCGTCCGGAAGCCCCACCAGCTCCACTGGATCCCTCTCCCAGAGGTCCCACCGCTCCATCAGCCCTCGTATTGGCCACAGGGGCAGGAGGGTGTCGAATGATGTGGCCGATTGTGTCCTGGACCTGTCCGTTAAGCCAATCACTAATAACAATCTCAGTAACCATCACCAACCATTTTTCAGCGGGGCAGCTACACCAGACAGCCTCCAAAGCCCATTGGCTGTGAGGGTGAAGGTGGAGAGAGGTGTGGCCtcagatgaggaagaggaactgGGAGGTGGGGACTATGACATGGAACACAGTGGCCTCACCAAGGCAACTATTCCCAGTGCCAACGGGGTCTTGACCCACCATGGGGTCGGAGGGCCTCTGTCAGCCCAGCGGCGGCTTGGCCTGGAAGCGCACCTGTCGGCTCTGCGAGAGGCGTCTCTGGCCTCTGAGCTGGAGCGGGAGGAGAAGCCTTCGGCCACAGCAGATGACGAGGACATACTGGGTGGTGAAAATGAGCGTGCCCAGGCCGAGGCGGCCAGCATGGATAGTTCCCTGCTGCCCTACGTCTCCAACATGCTGTCGGCTCAACACACCCAGATCTTCATGTGCCCGCTGTGCAACAAGATTTTCCCCTCCCCGCCCATCCTCCAGCTCCATCTCAGCTCCCACTTCAGGGAGCAGGAGGGCATCCGCTCCAAGCCCGCCGGAGACGTCAACGTGCCCACCTGCACCATCTGCAGCAAGACCTTCTCCTGCATGTACACGCTGAAGCGCCACGAGCGGACACACTCTGGTGAGAAACCCTTCACCTGCACCACCTGCGGCAAGAGCTTCCAGTACTCACACAACCTCAGCCGCCACGCAGTGGTGCACACGCGTGAGAAGCCGCACGCGTGCAAGTGGTGCGAGCGGCGTTTCACACAGTCCGGGGACCTCTACCGACACATCCGCAAGTTCCATTGTGAACTGGTCAACTCTTTGTCGGTAAAGAGTGAACCGCTGGCACTGCCCAACGTCAGGGATTGGGCGATTGAGGACAGCTCGCAGGATCTGTGGAAGTAGAGACAGAGTCTGCTGGGTTTTAATAAAGGGAAAGaaagtggacagagagagaggcagagaggcatGGGGAGGTGAAGGAAGGTGGCAAAGTTTGATGTTCGGGGTTTAAGTGAATCATCTTATTGTGTGTCGCAAAATCTCAATCAATTGCACTTTAATAGCACATGAAAATGTTACTACtgagtttttttgttgctgtttggggtagtgttgttttattctattttattctgaactctttcttttaataatttGGCGTAACCTCTTTGGTGGTTTTCATTGCGTCTTAGGGCATGGGTCCCAGTGAGAACGTCTCGCctctttttgatttgatttgattttattctttttgtttcatctcAGACACATCTCAACACTCCAACGCTGGTCATCAAATCCAGCAAAAACACCACCGCAGGAGTTCAGGTCGAATACActgaagtgaagaaaaaaaattacaatacaCTAAACGGGTACTGTGATCGACATGAGTCACTAccgccacacagacacacaaacacacactgacatgcacaacgcacacacagtttgtgtgtatgttgtgtgtgacGTGTGCACAGTACTGCACTACTCTGGCAAGACATTCACCTgacacgtgcgtgtgtgtatgagtgagttTCGTGTGTGTTAATCTTATTTTCTACTGGGATGGAGGTGTCGTTGGTGAAGCGCTTCCTGCTTCTCTTGTTAAGCTCTTTGGTGTTGTGTTCAGGGGaaaaactgactgactgacaaactgATGGCACTCATGCAATGCAcagcctcctttttttttttacttctaatCAATTTGAAGTATTTtctaaaaattgaaaaaaacacctttaaaattattataattattgttatcgatagttttttttttttttcttaaatctagCTGGCAGTCTTTAAAACATCTCTTGTTGAAAGTGTATTTAATTTAAGGTTGTTGTATATTGTTCTGctataattttaaaaaatttaatcctctacatttttttaaattaatgattattattattattattattatattattttgttactttttttgtaTTCGGACCTGCTGTTGTTGCATGATGTCCAAAcctgtatattttaaaataaaatgtgaatttgcTGTAttactgtacacactgtaaTTGATCAAATATTTGATGACAggctttttctttacttttctttgtgAATACTACTCCAGGGTGCAGTCTGTTGAAAAATCTGAAtattattctgggaaaaaaaaatgcatgaacatttttttttttgatttgtctTAAACCTTTTTAAGTTGTGATTTTTGCATCGGGGTGGGGTTGGGGGAAATGTTTGAACGTGACACTTTGGACAGTAAAGAGTTGGGGTTTTTGTACTTTGTCGTAAGTCGGTTGCTGCAGGCTCCTGGAATAATGTTACCGAATGTGTTACCGTCGGATGTTGAAGCGATATATGAAGCATTTGAAGCTTGTGTCTATATGCACTGATATCTctgctgtgcgtgtgtgcgcgggtgtgagtgaatgtgtgtgtgtgtgtgtgtgtgtgtgtgtgtttatgagcaTGTGACTTGGTTACTGCCAGTCAATTAAACCTACTGACGATCTATGTCCGCccatcacttcctcctcctcctcaggcgTTACATTTCTCCActgctgcatgtttgttttctgtctcttgtgtctctgtcctctcacaGCGTTTGATGCCGTTAAAGCCATTTCTTAATGATTTCTGCTCACCTGGCACTTACTTCACGTCTGTCGAGCGCAGTTTGGCTTAAAGAGCGAaggatgcagagagagagcgagaggaagtGGAGAGGCCGAGTTGTCCTGCTGAAAAGTTGAAGGGTCAGACATTCTTGTCACACTGTTGCATCACGTTGAGCTGAGCGTAACGCGCTCGCCTCACTCCTCAATGCAGTGCACATTACTCACGTTAGACGCAGTGGATGTGAATGTGattcggtgtgtgtgtgtgtgtgtgtgtgtgtgtgtgtgtgtgtgcgtgtgcgcgagTGTTTTCCACTTTAAACCTAATCTTTATTTTGACAGATGGGAGAGAATTGGCATGAATGCACCTTTTTAAGCTGAAAgacattaaatcacattttttgctGAAAAGATgcctatatttaaaaaaaaacaaacaaacaaacacaacaactaaAAACATTTCTGAGGTAATGGAAGTATTTGATACTGTAGAGCATTGAGTTgtattaaaacttaaaaaaataatacaatacaattcaaGGACAAGTGATATTATTTTGCTAATTATTTCTTGATATGAATGTTATGTTAGGGTTGGGGCTACATCAgtttaatcttcttttttttctaacattgtttaaattttcaaaataatggTCGAGCATTTTATACAGTCCAATAATGAAATCAGGCTCCATCCACATTTCCCTCCTCACTGAGGCGTGTGTTTGTtgcgaacgtgtgtgtgtgtgtgtgtgggtgtggtggtTGTGTGTTCGCCCTGTCATCTGGTGACACCTACAGGCTCTGCCAGTGCAACAGCGTGGGTGACATTGCGGCAGTTTACGCCGCGGcattgtcttatttttttgtttttggttttgttccCCTCCCAGTGAAACGTTGTTTCTTCACTGGCAGCGTTTCTGCATATGTGCTCACTCCACATCctgctgttgttttcatcattacTGCTgcgatttttgttttttgatcttattttttattttatttatctccttTTCCTCTGGTTGTACTTGACCGCCTTAAACTGCTGTAGTCCGgggttgttttattttcttaacgTGAGTGGAGGATGGGGTTGTGTAAGTGATGTCACGACGCTCATGGCGCGATGAAGTAACCGCCCTGCTGAGACATCTCCAATCTTTTGCTGTGCTTACTTGAAAACAAAGGGGGGAgatatctttttttgtttgtttttttgttttacttaaagTAAGTTATAAAAATTGAAATGTTCAAATGTCATGGACAGGTTATGGAAGGACAGATGGGGTGGAGGGCGGGTCGGGCTTGGGTCGGGTTGTGAAATGAGTGAGTTAGTTTTAAAGAAGGACAATCACTGTCtgggatttaaaaataaaaaaacaagcagattttGATTGAGATATATTTGCTCCCCCTTGAGACTAAAACAAttatttgctttttcttttgttttattttcagatttagtCATTTTTAGCTTTGACAATCATAgttggtttgatttttttttcctttccttcgTTTTTCTCAAGGGGAGCgaattttaattgtgtttagtTTTGTAATTTTTTGGTGTGTTGTGTGCAAACTGCAATAAATTATGAGAATCTTGAAATTCAACCCACGTGTGaagctctgttttgttttaaatcacaatttctCTGTGGCTagaaaactgaatatttaaatgacaatgacTCTAAACACAGAGACGTCGGGTTTATGTGTTAAGTGTGTCGAACAGGTTGCAGAGGGGTCACAGCAACAGGCTGAACCATCCTGTTCCTCTCCGATGTCGTGATGTGGGTGGAAGTCGTATGTGTTTGCATTCACGTGACAAAACCGTACACCGAGCAGTGTTGGTGACCTGCATATTTTCAGTATATAGTAACTGCATGCCTGCATATGTCGGCTGCTGTGGCTCAAGAGTATAGGCTGCatccaagaaaacaaaatgtgcaggAGCTTGTTGGGATACAAacccactacacacacacacacacacacacacaaacccttcAAAGCTTCTCATGTACAGTTTTCCAGTAAAGAAATCAGCTTTAGCTAATGTCTTGCTGCTCAGTAAACCTGCTCTTACAGATGCATTTAAGGCGCCT is part of the Solea senegalensis isolate Sse05_10M linkage group LG15, IFAPA_SoseM_1, whole genome shotgun sequence genome and harbors:
- the zbtb18 gene encoding zinc finger and BTB domain-containing protein 18 isoform X2, with the translated sequence MHTAAGYEDGRMEFPDHSRHLLQCLSEQRHQGFLCDSTVLVGDAQFRAHRAVLASCSMYFHLFYKDQLDKRDVVHLNSDIVTAPAFSLLLEFMYEGKLQFQDLPVEDVLAAASYLHMYDIVKVCKKRLKRKATAEADSTRREDDGGSSCSDKADSLSDGSPGRPATADLLHSDEEEEGKAEGGQLWLRLPSTDRSATPAMATTSPRHAEAETQGGEVLGEGGKLLSPSGSPTSSTGSLSQRSHRSISPRIGHRGRRVSNDVADCVLDLSVKPITNNNLSNHHQPFFSGAATPDSLQSPLAVRVKVERGVASDEEEELGGGDYDMEHSGLTKATIPSANGVLTHHGVGGPLSAQRRLGLEAHLSALREASLASELEREEKPSATADDEDILGGENERAQAEAASMDSSLLPYVSNMLSAQHTQIFMCPLCNKIFPSPPILQLHLSSHFREQEGIRSKPAGDVNVPTCTICSKTFSCMYTLKRHERTHSGEKPFTCTTCGKSFQYSHNLSRHAVVHTREKPHACKWCERRFTQSGDLYRHIRKFHCELVNSLSVKSEPLALPNVRDWAIEDSSQDLWK
- the zbtb18 gene encoding zinc finger and BTB domain-containing protein 18 isoform X1 is translated as MYFLRQDKSTWLTGYEDGRMEFPDHSRHLLQCLSEQRHQGFLCDSTVLVGDAQFRAHRAVLASCSMYFHLFYKDQLDKRDVVHLNSDIVTAPAFSLLLEFMYEGKLQFQDLPVEDVLAAASYLHMYDIVKVCKKRLKRKATAEADSTRREDDGGSSCSDKADSLSDGSPGRPATADLLHSDEEEEGKAEGGQLWLRLPSTDRSATPAMATTSPRHAEAETQGGEVLGEGGKLLSPSGSPTSSTGSLSQRSHRSISPRIGHRGRRVSNDVADCVLDLSVKPITNNNLSNHHQPFFSGAATPDSLQSPLAVRVKVERGVASDEEEELGGGDYDMEHSGLTKATIPSANGVLTHHGVGGPLSAQRRLGLEAHLSALREASLASELEREEKPSATADDEDILGGENERAQAEAASMDSSLLPYVSNMLSAQHTQIFMCPLCNKIFPSPPILQLHLSSHFREQEGIRSKPAGDVNVPTCTICSKTFSCMYTLKRHERTHSGEKPFTCTTCGKSFQYSHNLSRHAVVHTREKPHACKWCERRFTQSGDLYRHIRKFHCELVNSLSVKSEPLALPNVRDWAIEDSSQDLWK
- the zbtb18 gene encoding zinc finger and BTB domain-containing protein 18 isoform X3; this translates as MEFPDHSRHLLQCLSEQRHQGFLCDSTVLVGDAQFRAHRAVLASCSMYFHLFYKDQLDKRDVVHLNSDIVTAPAFSLLLEFMYEGKLQFQDLPVEDVLAAASYLHMYDIVKVCKKRLKRKATAEADSTRREDDGGSSCSDKADSLSDGSPGRPATADLLHSDEEEEGKAEGGQLWLRLPSTDRSATPAMATTSPRHAEAETQGGEVLGEGGKLLSPSGSPTSSTGSLSQRSHRSISPRIGHRGRRVSNDVADCVLDLSVKPITNNNLSNHHQPFFSGAATPDSLQSPLAVRVKVERGVASDEEEELGGGDYDMEHSGLTKATIPSANGVLTHHGVGGPLSAQRRLGLEAHLSALREASLASELEREEKPSATADDEDILGGENERAQAEAASMDSSLLPYVSNMLSAQHTQIFMCPLCNKIFPSPPILQLHLSSHFREQEGIRSKPAGDVNVPTCTICSKTFSCMYTLKRHERTHSGEKPFTCTTCGKSFQYSHNLSRHAVVHTREKPHACKWCERRFTQSGDLYRHIRKFHCELVNSLSVKSEPLALPNVRDWAIEDSSQDLWK